Proteins encoded by one window of Salmonirosea aquatica:
- a CDS encoding DUF4160 domain-containing protein, whose amino-acid sequence MPTILIKDGYRFFFYSNDHLPEHIHVEKGDKTAKFILEPILPIKSSRFNSKELRTIRTIIERNSELFKTKWNEHFDNK is encoded by the coding sequence ATGCCAACAATTCTGATCAAGGATGGGTATCGGTTTTTCTTTTATAGCAACGACCATCTCCCTGAGCATATACACGTCGAAAAGGGAGACAAAACGGCAAAATTTATCCTGGAACCAATTCTGCCAATAAAATCCAGTAGATTTAACTCCAAAGAGTTGCGAACAATCAGGACAATAATAGAGCGCAATTCCGAACTTTTTAAAACCAAATGGAATGAGCATTTTGACAATAAGTAA
- a CDS encoding DUF2442 domain-containing protein, with amino-acid sequence MSILTISKSSNATDLSFTPDKMNVFLEDGRELAVPLEWFPALRDATVEQLNNWRFIGNGEGIHWPELDEDILVVRLLN; translated from the coding sequence ATGAGCATTTTGACAATAAGTAAATCATCGAATGCTACAGATCTGTCCTTTACACCCGACAAAATGAATGTGTTTTTGGAGGATGGCAGAGAATTGGCAGTTCCCCTGGAATGGTTTCCTGCTTTAAGGGATGCCACGGTCGAACAATTGAACAACTGGCGGTTTATCGGAAACGGCGAGGGTATTCATTGGCCCGAACTCGATGAAGATATTTTGGTTGTTCGTCTGTTGAACTGA
- a CDS encoding DUF433 domain-containing protein gives MTTYISDRIAINPDICNGRPIVRGMRITVQTVLEFLYAGSSREEVLYQYPMLEPEDLDACQRFAIELMERQYVIQEFRKVA, from the coding sequence ATGACGACTTACATCAGCGACCGTATTGCCATCAATCCCGACATCTGCAACGGGCGGCCCATCGTCCGGGGCATGAGAATCACCGTACAAACCGTACTTGAATTCCTATACGCCGGATCATCGCGAGAAGAGGTACTCTACCAGTACCCGATGCTCGAACCCGAAGACCTTGATGCCTGCCAACGCTTTGCGATCGAGCTAATGGAGCGGCAATATGTAATTCAGGAATTTAGGAAGGTTGCCTGA
- a CDS encoding WG repeat-containing protein, whose product MKNRTDKNKIFKRQSYNFLIPSVKYFKNRTTKWGFCDENKNVIIEHIYDAVSVFYDGLSKVYKDHKIGFVDLFGNEVIPCKYNYIEDFKDNITSAKSGRDQITIEKTDNEILFYHLNGALDKTSTKLKSNLNSSIGNTIALEFDEFREFSDNLAAVKNGERWGFINREGKIEIPFIYDKVSNFSESLCSVMKKINDNLIFENTGYPNDSESINSDHLDGYFAFLEEKDLRRNYWRDEMNRKHTEKWGVIDKDNNIVIPFEFEEIRDFINEKAIVSSGGSFGVINKLGELVIPCHYSYINICKENDYYFVARGTVDTEKNNWGYIDNTGVEILSCDYNYEICIFHEHLARIYIDGKGWGFINKHGEVIIDCRYDDAQSFSQGLAAVSIKGKWGFINQLDQPIIPFIYDRAFWFTNGTSVVERNKKMGAINLDGEIVIPLEYDDVGNFSEGLCSIAKDGKMGFLNEKGDIQIPIKYDHKFSQKFENNLLEVECGNRKFYIDRSGTEYLFEE is encoded by the coding sequence ATGAAAAACCGTACTGACAAGAATAAAATATTTAAACGTCAAAGTTATAATTTTCTAATTCCTAGTGTAAAATATTTTAAAAATAGAACTACAAAATGGGGGTTTTGTGATGAAAATAAGAATGTAATTATAGAGCATATTTATGATGCAGTATCGGTATTTTATGATGGATTATCAAAGGTCTATAAAGATCATAAAATTGGATTTGTAGATTTATTTGGTAATGAAGTGATACCATGCAAATATAATTATATTGAAGATTTTAAAGATAACATCACGAGTGCCAAATCAGGTAGAGATCAAATTACTATAGAAAAAACTGATAATGAAATACTTTTTTATCATTTAAATGGGGCATTAGACAAAACGAGCACTAAATTAAAATCAAACTTGAATTCTAGTATTGGAAATACTATCGCATTAGAATTTGATGAATTTCGAGAATTTTCGGATAATTTAGCGGCAGTAAAGAATGGAGAAAGATGGGGTTTTATTAATAGGGAAGGTAAAATAGAAATACCCTTTATATATGATAAAGTTTCTAATTTTAGTGAATCACTATGTAGTGTCATGAAGAAAATTAATGATAATTTAATATTTGAAAATACTGGGTACCCTAATGATTCAGAATCGATAAATAGCGATCATCTTGATGGCTACTTTGCATTTTTAGAGGAAAAAGATTTAAGGAGAAATTATTGGAGAGATGAAATGAATAGAAAACATACAGAAAAATGGGGAGTAATCGATAAAGACAATAATATTGTTATTCCATTTGAATTTGAAGAGATACGTGATTTTATAAATGAGAAAGCTATTGTTTCTAGCGGAGGTAGCTTTGGTGTAATCAATAAGTTGGGAGAACTTGTCATACCTTGCCATTATTCATACATCAACATTTGTAAGGAAAATGACTATTACTTTGTTGCTCGCGGAACAGTGGATACAGAAAAAAATAATTGGGGGTATATTGACAATACCGGAGTCGAAATACTTTCTTGTGACTATAATTATGAAATTTGCATATTTCATGAGCATTTAGCAAGAATATATATAGATGGTAAAGGATGGGGATTTATTAATAAGCATGGAGAAGTGATTATTGATTGTAGATACGATGACGCACAATCTTTTTCTCAGGGCTTAGCCGCTGTAAGTATTAAAGGCAAATGGGGCTTTATCAATCAATTAGATCAACCGATTATACCATTTATTTATGATAGAGCATTTTGGTTTACAAATGGAACATCGGTTGTGGAACGAAATAAAAAAATGGGAGCAATCAATCTAGATGGAGAAATTGTCATACCATTAGAATATGATGATGTTGGGAATTTTAGTGAAGGCCTTTGTTCAATTGCTAAAGATGGAAAAATGGGATTTCTAAATGAGAAAGGCGATATACAAATACCCATAAAATACGATCACAAATTTTCTCAAAAATTTGAAAATAACCTTCTTGAGGTTGAATGTGGGAATCGAAAGTTCTACATTGATAGAAGTGGGACTGAATATCTGTTTGAGGAATAA